From a single Kiritimatiellia bacterium genomic region:
- the lnt gene encoding apolipoprotein N-acyltransferase, whose product MAAAALSGILLYLAFPPFEFEETAWIALVPLLVALRHEEDPRAAFRLGLIAGSVFWIASIEWLRRVTVVGWLVLAVYCALYLAAFALAARAWLGRLGHERAALNLGFMAYSATAWAGLEWFRSTFATGFAWNPLAVSQYRNPALLQAAAWGGAYAVSALIVFINAGIALTVLRYISRQGRWGRRPHIEMMLAFLVLAVAFWAGARRVRGLSDGPVELRVALIQPAIPQDEKWDSEKVSLIYGRLEELTRAAHRAGPLDLIIWPETALPDDVRYSQSSYDLVYSLCSLGSPILVGSMDSEWPEDRKPIYFNSSFLFDSQGRVVERYDKQHLVLFGEYVPLQDALPFLRAMTPIQESFTPGTNATVFHLENPRVAFSVLICFEDTVSHLARRAVRKGARLLINQTNDAWFDPSSASRQHMAQCVLRVVETGVPALRAANTGVSCWINRRGVVAAELRDASGNTIFPGFLNVAARPAPEDLPLTFYTRYGDVIPVSAGSVALAVFFLLTRRLGAIANQCGDNRAEAVHGAGGD is encoded by the coding sequence ATGGCTGCGGCGGCGCTGTCGGGTATCCTCCTTTATCTTGCATTTCCGCCGTTTGAGTTTGAAGAGACTGCATGGATTGCGCTGGTCCCTCTTCTTGTCGCGCTCCGGCACGAAGAAGACCCACGCGCAGCCTTCCGGCTGGGCCTGATCGCTGGATCGGTTTTTTGGATAGCATCGATCGAATGGCTCAGACGGGTGACCGTTGTCGGCTGGCTGGTCCTTGCCGTGTATTGTGCCCTCTATCTGGCGGCTTTCGCTCTCGCCGCTCGGGCCTGGCTTGGCCGGTTGGGGCACGAAAGGGCGGCGCTGAACCTGGGGTTCATGGCCTATTCGGCCACCGCATGGGCCGGCCTCGAGTGGTTTCGCAGCACGTTTGCGACAGGTTTCGCGTGGAATCCGCTCGCCGTGTCTCAATATCGAAACCCGGCGCTGTTGCAGGCCGCCGCCTGGGGCGGGGCTTATGCGGTTTCCGCCCTGATTGTCTTCATCAATGCGGGGATCGCCTTGACCGTGCTCCGATATATCAGCCGCCAAGGCCGGTGGGGCCGGCGCCCGCATATCGAAATGATGCTGGCCTTTCTGGTGCTCGCGGTGGCCTTTTGGGCGGGCGCGCGACGGGTGCGGGGATTGTCCGATGGCCCTGTGGAACTTCGGGTGGCGCTCATTCAGCCCGCGATTCCGCAAGATGAAAAATGGGATTCTGAAAAGGTATCGCTCATCTATGGTCGCCTTGAGGAACTCACGCGGGCCGCTCATCGCGCGGGGCCGCTGGATCTGATCATCTGGCCGGAAACTGCCCTGCCGGACGACGTCCGCTACAGCCAGTCCAGCTACGATCTGGTCTATTCCTTGTGCTCGCTGGGTTCTCCGATTCTGGTCGGCTCGATGGACTCCGAATGGCCGGAGGACCGAAAGCCGATTTATTTCAACAGCTCGTTTCTTTTCGATTCCCAAGGACGGGTTGTGGAACGCTATGACAAGCAGCACCTGGTACTGTTCGGCGAATACGTGCCGCTTCAGGATGCGCTGCCGTTTCTCCGAGCGATGACCCCTATTCAGGAGAGTTTCACGCCGGGCACGAATGCGACCGTCTTTCATCTGGAGAACCCTCGAGTCGCATTTTCCGTATTGATCTGTTTCGAGGACACTGTTTCGCACCTCGCGCGCCGCGCTGTTCGAAAAGGCGCACGGCTGTTGATCAACCAAACTAACGATGCATGGTTTGACCCCTCGAGCGCATCTCGTCAGCACATGGCTCAGTGCGTGCTCCGCGTGGTGGAGACCGGCGTTCCCGCCCTGCGCGCGGCCAACACCGGCGTGTCGTGCTGGATCAATCGCCGAGGCGTGGTTGCTGCGGAACTTAGGGACGCCTCGGGAAATACAATTTTTCCCGGATTTCTGAATGTCGCGGCCCGGCCTGCGCCGGAGGACCTGCCGCTGACGTTTTATACTCGATACGGCGATGTGATTCCGGTATCCGCCGGATCGGTAGCCCTCGCTGTCTTTTTTCTATTGACCCGTCGGCTCGGGGCGATTGCGAATCAATGCGGCGATAATCGGGCAGAAGCCGTCCACGGGGCAGGTGGGGACTGA
- the secA gene encoding preprotein translocase subunit SecA — MQWLIKKIIGTKNERDLKAARPIVARINQLEEQLQSLSDEQLKAKTQEFRARLAKGETLDDLLVEAYAVVKNACRRLCGTTVHVCGHAIVWDMVPFDVQIIGAIALHQRKIAEMATGEGKTLVATMPAYLNALTGRGVHVVTVNDYLARRDAEWMGHVYKFLGLTVGCIQNQMDPATRRAMYACDITYGTNSEFGFDYLRDMGMAYRPEDMVQRGHYYAIIDEIDSILIDEARTPLIISGPAPQSGAQHYMALKPMVERLVKRQRDLCNKLMEEAKQLIEKGDDEAAMLKLYQVHQGMPRHPQLLKLLEEPAHRKLLEKVNNLMLTDMRKDQARELREELFFTIDEKGHDAHLTEKGCEALSPNDPEAYVLPDLATQLSELDGDRTLTDEQKFEKRAALQARFAEKSERIHAVDQLIRAYSVYERDVHYVVQDNQVIIVDEFTGRLMPGRRWSDGLHQAVEAKEGVKIERETQTLATITIQNYFRMYEKLAGMTGTAETEADEFHQIYKLDVMVIPTNRPVRRIDYNDLVYKTKREKFNAVIQEIIDCHQRGQPVLVGTISVETSELLSRMLRRHNIPHNVLNAKNHAREAEIVALAGQKGAVTIATNMAGRGTDIKLGEGVVYLDRELIKSQKTLDDKVNGKTLRQLLTEKPCGLHVIGTERHESRRIDRQLRGRCARQGDPGSSRFYVSLEDDLMRLFGSERIAGIMERLGIKEGEVLEHKWLNRSIERAQRRVEQHNFAIRKRTLEYDDVMNKQREIIYKFRSEIVSSPDVREHLMAVVEDVVHVRASDTLNEDDEDSVKSFLTWVNGMFPIGLKREDLPSPPNADAVTDAVVARVREAYSLKVRVEDPNMLTAMERFIALQAIDMHWQEYLRNMDALRQGVGLRAYGQRDPLVEYKREAFAMFSDLMDKIKTDIATRMFRSATSLSAMRQFLASLPRRAVHEEARALGQSADTTERLEPARSADPRQGAEAALKAALSTPKPSPVSSPPQVGRNDPCPCGSGKKYKKCCGANL, encoded by the coding sequence ATGCAGTGGCTGATCAAAAAGATCATCGGCACGAAAAATGAGAGGGACCTGAAAGCAGCGCGCCCGATCGTTGCGCGAATCAATCAGCTCGAAGAGCAATTGCAGTCGCTGTCCGACGAACAACTGAAGGCCAAGACCCAGGAATTTCGGGCTCGCCTGGCCAAGGGGGAGACCTTGGACGACCTCCTCGTTGAGGCCTATGCCGTTGTCAAAAATGCCTGCCGCCGCCTATGCGGCACAACCGTTCATGTATGCGGCCACGCCATCGTTTGGGACATGGTGCCATTTGACGTGCAGATCATCGGGGCCATCGCTCTTCACCAGCGTAAAATCGCTGAGATGGCCACGGGCGAGGGCAAAACGCTCGTTGCCACCATGCCGGCCTACCTTAATGCGCTGACCGGTCGGGGCGTGCACGTGGTGACCGTGAACGACTATCTCGCTCGCCGCGACGCCGAATGGATGGGGCACGTCTACAAATTTCTGGGTCTGACGGTCGGATGCATCCAGAACCAAATGGACCCCGCCACGCGCCGCGCCATGTACGCGTGCGACATTACCTACGGGACCAATTCCGAATTCGGCTTTGATTATTTGCGCGACATGGGCATGGCCTACCGGCCGGAGGACATGGTGCAGCGGGGCCATTACTACGCGATCATCGACGAGATCGATAGCATCCTGATCGACGAGGCCCGAACGCCGCTGATCATCTCGGGCCCGGCCCCACAATCCGGCGCACAACATTACATGGCGTTGAAGCCGATGGTCGAGCGGCTGGTGAAGCGCCAGCGGGACCTGTGCAACAAGCTAATGGAGGAAGCCAAGCAACTGATCGAAAAGGGCGACGATGAAGCCGCGATGCTCAAGCTCTACCAAGTGCATCAGGGAATGCCGCGCCATCCCCAGTTGCTGAAGCTTCTTGAAGAGCCAGCGCACCGGAAGCTGCTCGAGAAGGTCAACAATTTGATGCTGACCGACATGCGCAAGGACCAGGCGAGGGAGTTGCGCGAAGAGCTTTTTTTCACGATCGATGAAAAGGGCCACGACGCCCACCTCACCGAAAAGGGCTGCGAGGCGCTCAGCCCGAACGATCCCGAGGCCTACGTCCTCCCGGATCTCGCCACCCAGCTGTCGGAGCTCGATGGCGATCGCACGTTGACGGACGAACAAAAGTTCGAAAAACGAGCGGCCCTGCAAGCCCGTTTCGCGGAGAAAAGCGAGCGAATTCACGCGGTCGATCAGCTCATCCGGGCCTACAGCGTGTACGAGCGCGATGTCCATTATGTCGTTCAGGACAATCAGGTCATCATCGTGGACGAGTTTACGGGGCGCCTGATGCCAGGGCGGAGGTGGAGCGACGGGCTGCACCAGGCGGTGGAGGCGAAGGAGGGCGTAAAAATCGAGCGCGAAACGCAGACGCTCGCAACGATCACGATCCAAAATTATTTCCGCATGTACGAAAAACTCGCCGGCATGACGGGCACTGCCGAAACCGAGGCAGATGAGTTTCACCAAATTTACAAGCTAGACGTGATGGTCATCCCCACGAATCGTCCCGTCCGCCGAATCGATTACAACGACCTCGTCTACAAAACGAAACGCGAAAAGTTTAACGCCGTCATTCAGGAAATCATCGATTGCCATCAGCGCGGTCAGCCGGTGCTGGTGGGTACCATCTCGGTGGAAACCTCAGAGCTGCTCAGCCGGATGTTGCGGAGGCACAACATCCCGCACAACGTGCTCAACGCGAAAAATCACGCGCGCGAAGCGGAAATCGTCGCGCTGGCGGGCCAGAAGGGGGCGGTCACGATCGCGACGAACATGGCGGGCCGCGGCACGGACATCAAACTGGGCGAAGGGGTCGTCTATCTGGACCGGGAGTTGATCAAAAGCCAAAAGACGCTCGACGACAAGGTCAATGGGAAAACGCTCCGGCAACTGCTCACAGAAAAGCCGTGCGGCCTCCACGTCATCGGCACGGAGCGCCACGAATCACGCCGAATTGACCGGCAATTGCGGGGGCGTTGCGCGCGGCAGGGCGACCCCGGCTCGTCCCGTTTTTACGTGTCGCTGGAAGACGACCTCATGCGACTGTTCGGTTCGGAGCGTATTGCGGGGATCATGGAAAGGCTCGGCATCAAAGAGGGAGAGGTGCTCGAGCACAAATGGCTGAACCGATCCATTGAACGGGCCCAGCGCCGCGTCGAGCAGCACAACTTCGCGATCCGCAAGCGCACGTTGGAATACGACGACGTGATGAACAAGCAACGCGAAATCATTTACAAATTTCGCAGCGAAATCGTGTCCAGCCCCGATGTGCGCGAACATTTGATGGCAGTGGTCGAAGATGTGGTTCACGTGCGCGCGAGCGACACGCTCAATGAGGACGACGAGGATTCGGTAAAATCGTTTTTGACCTGGGTGAATGGCATGTTTCCGATCGGACTGAAGCGGGAGGACCTGCCGAGTCCGCCGAACGCGGACGCCGTGACAGATGCGGTCGTCGCCCGCGTCCGTGAGGCATATTCGCTCAAAGTACGCGTCGAGGATCCGAACATGCTCACAGCGATGGAGCGGTTTATCGCGCTACAGGCCATCGACATGCACTGGCAGGAGTATCTCCGGAATATGGATGCCCTTCGTCAGGGCGTGGGGCTCCGCGCGTATGGCCAGCGAGACCCGCTCGTGGAATACAAACGGGAAGCGTTTGCGATGTTTTCGGACCTCATGGACAAAATCAAAACCGATATTGCGACCCGCATGTTCCGCTCCGCGACATCCCTTTCCGCCATGCGTCAGTTTCTCGCTTCACTACCACGACGCGCGGTTCACGAGGAAGCTCGTGCCCTGGGACAGTCCGCGGACACCACCGAAAGATTGGAACCCGCTCGGTCGGCGGATCCGCGACAGGGTGCGGAAGCGGCGCTGAAGGCCGCGCTAAGTACACCCAAACCTTCTCCCGTTTCATCGCCTCCGCAGGTGGGGCGAAATGACCCCTGCCCGTGCGGTAGCGGGAAAAAGTATAAGAAATGTTGCGGCGCCAATCTGTAG
- a CDS encoding DUF2760 domain-containing protein → MSISLAFRCFLKAFREPERARAFLADSEKDAKPATAQAAEPSRNAAVELLAALQREGRLVDFLMEPIESYSDAQIGAAVRDVHRNCRKVLDRMFDLAPLRSEAEGSLLTLPSPIDPALWKINGAGPTPKQGRLCHPGWVARRAELPEWRGSPRAAMVIAPAEVEPA, encoded by the coding sequence ATGTCGATTTCTCTTGCCTTTCGTTGTTTTTTGAAAGCGTTTCGGGAACCTGAGCGCGCGCGGGCCTTCTTGGCTGATTCCGAAAAGGACGCGAAACCGGCCACGGCCCAGGCTGCTGAGCCCTCCCGCAACGCTGCCGTCGAGCTTCTGGCCGCCCTGCAAAGGGAAGGCCGTCTCGTGGATTTTCTCATGGAGCCCATCGAAAGTTATTCCGACGCGCAAATCGGCGCGGCGGTGCGAGATGTGCACCGAAACTGCCGTAAAGTTCTTGATCGCATGTTCGATCTGGCTCCCCTTCGATCGGAAGCCGAAGGTAGCCTTCTCACGCTGCCCTCGCCCATCGATCCCGCGCTCTGGAAGATAAACGGTGCGGGACCCACCCCCAAACAAGGTCGACTCTGCCATCCTGGCTGGGTTGCACGGCGCGCAGAGTTGCCCGAATGGCGCGGATCTCCTCGCGCGGCCATGGTGATCGCGCCAGCCGAAGTCGAACCGGCCTGA